The genomic segment TTACACCGGTTATTAAAAGAACCTTTTTAGAAAAATCCACACTTATACTTTTTGGATTTTTTAGTGCCGGATGAGCGAAATCTTTAAGCCTTATATCATTGCTATTATCAGGTAAAACAAAGTCAAAATCATAAGTCTTAGCCATCAAAACCCTAGCCTGATAAGCATCAAAAATATCAAAAGCATTGTTTATAAATTTCAAAAACGGTAAGGCTTTATTCATCAAAGCACTAAATTGTTTTGCATATTCAAAAACTATCTCTTCTTTTTTGCTGATAAGTTCGCTTTGCTCTTTTTTTAGATTTTCAATGCTACTTGGCATAACATAAAAATACCCGCCAGAACTTCTTGCTATAACGACACCTTTTAAAAAGTGATTAAATCCACCCCTAACCAAAAGAGTTTCACTATCGTTTATAAAATGCACCTGAGTATCTACAAGATAAGGACTTAAACTTTTTGTATAAATAAGCCTTCTAAGCTCGGCATCTATCTGCTTTTTCTTTATGCCTATACTCTCTTTTATCTGCAAAAATCTCTCATCAATGCTATCTTTTAACTCGCCTTTTTTATCAAAGCTTTTTGCAAGTTCAAGCATTGTTGGAAATATATCAATTTTTGCTATCCATTCGCCAAGTCTATTTTCAAATTTCAAACCTTTTAAATACAAAAAATAGTTTAAAATTTTAGAAAATTCGCCTATTTCTGTTATATGTAAAATGCCTTGTTTTCCGAGTCTAGCAAGAGCATCATCTAAATTTTGTATCTTTTGCGGCGAATCAAAATCATATTTGCAAAGCTCTAAAATATTTTCATAGTGTATATTTCTATCTCCGCTTATAAAAAGTGTCTTCTCTCTTGATAAAAAAGAGTTTAAATGCTCCAAATACTCATTCAAATCAAGCTTTGAAAAAATCTCATCTAAATTATTTTTCATATTCACACTCTGAAATAGTTATTATAACCCCTGAAAGCTCTGTGAATTCTCGCTTTGGCATAAAGGAAGAGGTTCCAAACTCATAGTTAAATTTATCTTTGCTAACATTTTGATCGCGACAAATTATAGTTTTACCCTGTCTAAATTTATTTAAAATACTTATATTTTTCTCACTTCTATCATCAACCTTGCTCTCATAAAAATATGCAAACCCTATAAAAAGTAGCACGATAAAAACAATAAAAGCTTTAAATTTTTTATTAAGTTGTTCATCTTTTATAGCCCAAATAGCCATAAGAAAAATCACAAAAGCAACTACCAAAAATAAAATTCTTACCATTTTAATTCCTTTGCCTCTTGCAAAAGTTCTTCGTATAATTTTGGCATTTTATTCATCTTTTTTAGTATCAACTCTTTATTTTCAGAGCTTATCTCTTGATTTTTTACAATCATCTTTATACCCATATATGGCGAGTTTTCTATCATTGTAGATATATGCTCTTGTGTTAGTTTTTGATGTCTAGCAAGGTGTATTAGTATATCTTTTTTACCCGTGTTTATAAGCTTTTGGATAATAGCTTCATCTATTGTTTCGTTTTTTATGATTTTTAAAATCTCGTTTTCTTGTTTTGTTTCTAGGTCTAAAATTTCTTGCACTATTTATTTCCCCTTAGTTGAATACTTATATCCCCAGCACCAAATCCAACAACTATACCATCATTTAAACGATGTTTTACACCAAACTCATCATCAAACTCAATGCCATCATCAACCCTTTTTATCTCACCTGCAAATATCGGGTTATATTGTTTAAAGCTCTCTTTTATCTCTATATGCTCCTCGGCTTCACCAGCTGCATAAACAGGAAGTATAACAAGTCCGCTAACACCCTCAAAGCACTCTGAAAAGCCTTGTAAATTTGCCTTTAGTCTTGAATACCTATGTGGCTGAAATATAGCAGTTACACGAGTAATACCAAGCAATTTCGCATACTCAAACACCGAGCTTAAAGTGGCTTTTATCTCTGTTGGGTGATGTCCATAATCATCTATAAGAACATATTTTTTATCGGCATATAATATATCAAATCTCTTTTTGATACCACAAAAATTTAGTAAATTTTCTCTTATTTCTTTAAGCGGTCTGTCGTGCATAGCCGCCAAAATAGCAAGCGAAGCATCGATAGCTATATGCTCGCCCATTCCAAACACTTCAAACTTACCCAAATCTTTAAGCAAAAAACTTGTATATGGTTTAAAATCTCTTACAACCATACTCATTTGGGTTATATCCTTGCTTGGATAAAGCTTTATGGCTTCCATATCAAGTGTTTTTAAAAAATCATCTTCGGCATTTATAACCCTAACTTTTGCTCTTTCTAAAAAACCACGATAAGCAGCATAAAATTTTTCTAAGTCATAGTTATAATGCTCCATATGCTCAGGCTCAGCATTTGTAACTATGGCTAAGTATGGATTTGAGTTTAAAAAGCTAGAATCACTCTCATCTGCTTCAAAGACTATATTTTCACTTTGTGCATATCGCATATTTGAACCAAATTGTTTAGAAACTGCTCCTATTATCGCGGAGCCTTCTATTAAGCTAGCAAGCATAGCTGTTGTAGTGCTTTTTCCGTGTGCCCCAGCTATCGCAAATACCTTTTTATCATCCAGCACATAAGGCAAAGCTTCTTTTCTTGATAAGCAGTTTATGCCCTTTTGTCTTGCTGTTACTAGCTCTATATTATCATCTTTTATAGCAGCTGAATACACTACAAAATCCTGATCTTTTATAGCCTCTTTGCAGTGTGGTACTAAGACCTCAATGCCTTCATCTTTAAGCTCTTTTGTGGTTTTGCTATCTGCGATATCGCTACCACTTATTTTATAACCTTTTTCATTTAAAAATCTAGCAATGGCACTAATACCAATACCGCCAATGCCTATAAAATGAACCTTTTTCAAATTTAGCCTTTTTTAAGTTTTATACAAAATTTTAGCTAATTTTCCTTAAATTTAAAACAATACGATAAATGATCGCTAACAACCCCGCAAGCTTGCAAGAAAGAGTATATCCCTA from the Campylobacter pinnipediorum subsp. pinnipediorum genome contains:
- the murC gene encoding UDP-N-acetylmuramate--L-alanine ligase, coding for MKKVHFIGIGGIGISAIARFLNEKGYKISGSDIADSKTTKELKDEGIEVLVPHCKEAIKDQDFVVYSAAIKDDNIELVTARQKGINCLSRKEALPYVLDDKKVFAIAGAHGKSTTTAMLASLIEGSAIIGAVSKQFGSNMRYAQSENIVFEADESDSSFLNSNPYLAIVTNAEPEHMEHYNYDLEKFYAAYRGFLERAKVRVINAEDDFLKTLDMEAIKLYPSKDITQMSMVVRDFKPYTSFLLKDLGKFEVFGMGEHIAIDASLAILAAMHDRPLKEIRENLLNFCGIKKRFDILYADKKYVLIDDYGHHPTEIKATLSSVFEYAKLLGITRVTAIFQPHRYSRLKANLQGFSECFEGVSGLVILPVYAAGEAEEHIEIKESFKQYNPIFAGEIKRVDDGIEFDDEFGVKHRLNDGIVVGFGAGDISIQLRGNK